GTCATCCGTTTGTCGCAACAACGGTTCGATGTCTTCCGAGAGACGGCTATCGGTCAGCCATGCGGGCAACGCGTTCATGAGCCCGCCCCGAGAAAAGAGGTGAGTGGACTGGTTGCCACCGCCGAACCGGAGCGCTGCATCAGTCCTGCGTTACGGGCATCATACCCCGCTTCGACCGCGCGGGCGAACGCTCCGGCCATCGCGGCGGGATCGCGGGCGACGGCAATCGCGCTGTTGACCAGCACCGCCTCGCACCCCATCTCCATCGCCGCACACGCTTCGGACGGGGAGCGCAGGCCCGCATCGACGATCACCGGAATAGAACTTTCGCGGATGATGAGCTGCACCATCGCCGAGGTCGAGAGCCCCTGCCCGCTGCCGATGGCCGAGCCGAGCGGCATCACCGAGCTGCATCCCACCTCTTCGAGCCGCTTGGCCAGCACCGGATCGGCGGGGATGTAAGGCATGACGATAAACTCCTCGGCTGCAAGGATTTTGCATGCCTCGTAAGTTTCGATCGGATCGGGCATCAGGTGGTGCGGATTCGGGTGAATCTCCACCTTGATGAACGGGCTGCCGGAGAGTTCGCGTGAAATGTGCGCCGCCTTGACGGCTTCTTTCGCCGTCGCTGCACCGGAGGTGTTGGGCATCAGCGTGAGGCCCTCGATTTCCGAGAGCGGGCCGAACAGATCGTCCTCTGCCTGCTCGCGGTTGAAGCGCCGCAGGGCGACCGTGACGAGCTGCGAGCCCGACGCGCGGACGGCCTCGATCATCGCCGAAACGCTGCTGAACTTGCCGGTGCCGAGAATCAGGCGGGATGAGAAGGTGTATGAGCCTAAACGAAGTGCATTCATGAAATCAGACTGAAAACAAATGGGATGGATTTGAGGACGGCCATCAGCCGCCGCCAGCGAAAACGAGGATTTCTACCTGGTCGTTATCCTGCAACATGACCGATGCGCGTTCATCCGCGCGGACGATGTTCTCGTTGACCACGACAGCCACCTTTTGCAATGCTGCGCACTCCAGCTTCAGCAGGTCGGCAACCGACGAGCCGGAGGGGAATTCGCGCTTTTCGCCGTTCAACGTGATGCGGATCATGGAGATAACGGGGGTCAGAAAATCCTGAAAAACTTAAAGATAATCAAAGAAACAAGAGCACAAAGATACACGTTCCCCGCCGGTCTCAAAATGGCGGATAGGGTTGATGGTGGGTGTTTTTCTCTTCCGGAATCGGGGAGGGGGCTCCTCACTAACCCCGGCTTGAAAGCCGGGGTAATGTGAATATAAGAGCTTCAAATGTCCGTCGGGTTAAAACCCGACTGAATTACAAGAGCGGTTTTTTCAAGCCTCGATGCCCTCGAAAAGCACCGTGCTGAGGTAGCGTTCGCCGGTGCTTGGAATGATGGCGACGATGGTCTTGCCTCGTGATTCCGGTCGTCGGCCTACCTCGATGGCTGCGTGAACCGCCGCGCCGGAGGAGATGCCGCAGAGGATACCCTCGCTTGCGGCCAGTGACCGCGCGGTCGAGATTGCGTCGTCGTCCGTCACCGTTACCACCTCGTCGATCAGTGACTGGTCGAGCACTTCGGGCACGAAGCCTGCTCCGATGCCCTGGATTTTGTGCGGGCCTGCCGCACCGCCGGAGAGCACTGGCGAGCCAGTCGGTTCGACGGCGATTGAGCGGAATCCAGGCTTGAGCGGTTTGATGAAGCGCGAGGTTCCGGTGATGGTTCCGCCAGTGCCGACGCCCGCCACGAGCATGTCAATCCGGCCTTCGGTGGCGTTCCAGAGCTCAGGGCCGGTGGTTGCCTGGTGGATTCTCGGGTTTGCGGGGTTGCGGAACTGACCGGGGTTGAAGCTGTTCTTTTCGGTTTCGACGATCCGCGCTGCCTCTTCAATCGCCCCCTTCATTCCCTGTGCGCCAGGGGTGAGCACCAGCTCCGCGCCGAGGTAGCGCAGCAGTTTGCGCCGTTCGACGCTCATGGTTTCGGGCATGGTGAGCAGCAGCTTGTAGCCGCGTTGGGCGCACACGAACGCCAGCGCGATGCCGGTGTTGCCGCTGGTCGGCTCGACGATGAGCGTCCGGGCGTCGATTTTGCCTTCCGCTTCGGCGGCCTCGATCATCGCCCTACCGATCCTGTCCTTGACGCTGCCGAGCGGATTGAAGAATTCGAGCTTGAGCAGCACGTCGGCTTCGAGCCCTTCGGCAAGCCGATTGAGCCGCACCAGGGGTGTGCCTCCGATTGTGCTGGTGATATTCGGGATGATAGCCATAGTCGTGAAAAATCAGATGGTTGCGAGAGCTTGCAGAAGATCCTGTTCAAGATCTTCCGCATTTTCGAGGCCGACCGACAGCCGCACGAGGTCGTCGGTACAGGCGCGGCGGTCACGCTCCTCCTGCGAGAGTGGCCCGAAGGTCATGCGTGCAGGGGAGGCGACGAGCGACTCCACGCCACCGAGGCTGTCGGCGATGACGAAGAGCTTCAGCGAGTTGAGCAGCTTGCTTGTTGCCGGAAGTCCACCTTTCAGCGCGATGGTTACCATACCACCGAAGCCGCTCATCTGGCTTTTCGCCAGCTCGTGCTGTGGGTGGGACGGCAGGCCGGGGTAGATGACGCGGCTCACCGCCGGATGCGCTTCGAGCGCCCGCGCCAGATGCAGGGCGCTTTTCTGGTGCTCCTCCATCCGGATTTTGAGCGTCTTCAGGCCGCGCAGTACCAGCCAGCAATCCCACGGTCCGGGCACCGCACCTGCCGCGCCTTGGTAGTTGCGAATCGTCTCGTGCAGCTCGTCGTCCGAGGTGACTACTGCGCCACCGATGACGTCGCTATGGCCGCCGAGATATTTGGTGGTGCTGTGCACCACGATGTGCGCGCCGAGGTCGAGCGGGCGCTGGAAATACGGACTTGCGAAGGTGTTGTCCACGGCGAGGATGATGCCGCGCTCGCGTGCCAGATTGGACAGCGCCCGAATGTTGGTGAGTTGCAGCAGCGGATTGGAGGGCGACTCGATCCAGATCAGCCGTGTCTCCGGGCGGATGCACTCGGCAAAGCTTTCGACCGCTTCGTTCGCCGCGTAGGTGGTTTCAACGCCCCACGGCCGCAAAAGCTGCTCGAAAATGCGGTAGCTGCCGCCGTAGACATCCATGCCCGACACGACGTGGTCACCCGGTTTGAGCACCTGCACGGCGGCCATCATCGCCGCCACGCCCGAGGCGAACGCCACACCGTGTTTGCCGTTTTCAAGCAGCGCGAGAGTGGATTCGAGTGCCGTGCGCGTCGGGTTGCCGATTCGTGAATAGAAATAGTCGTTGCGCTCTTCAAGCGACGGACGTCCGAAGGTCGAGGTCTGGAAAATCGGTACGCTCACCGAGCCTGTTTTCGGATCGGGACTTTGCCCGTCATGAATAGCGATGGTTTCGAAGTGCATAGCGAGTGTTACGGACAGTTACGCATCAAATTGTAGATCACATACCAAAAGACAAGGTAACGAGAATCACCGTTTCTGTCACGTGTTTTCCACTTGTGCTTGGCCTGTAATTTTTGGCGCTGGCGAGCGGAGGTTTCGCTGAAAAAAATGCAGGCTCCAGGCCGGGTTGTCGGCAGCCTGAAGCCTGGAACCTCTTGCCGATTGGCTTGAGGTTGTATGGAGCCGTGAGTCAGGGGATGACCGGCTCCGGTGGTGTGGAACTCGTAAAAGGTTACTCCGGCAAGGAACGGTATCTTTCTGGCTATCACGTCATATCATTCCTGAACTTTGGCAAGATTCCTGCCGCACTGCGCTCCATTCAGGAGCAGAAACCTCGCGGGTGTGCTTTCTTTCTTGCTCGGCTTGCCGGAAGTAACGGACAAACAAGGTTTAGCTGGCAGTGTTGAACTGAGGAGCGGTTTTGCTGCCGAACAGTTTGTGCTTCTTCATGTTGTACTGGAAGAAGAGGAAGCAGCCGACGCAGAATCCGCAGATGGCAATGAATGCAGCCAGCGCGACGATTCCGGACAGGATGTATCCGGTCAGGTCAGCATGGAAAAAGAAGGCGATCTGAGCCATACCGAGCAGGATCACGGCAATCGAATTGTTGAAGCGGGTCAGTTTCGGACTTTCGGTGTGGGCGGTTGCATTCCACTTTTTGAACAGGTGTGAACCGACGTAAAAGATCAGACTGGCCTTTTTGCCCCAGATCACGGCAGGAAGCATGAGAAAAAACAGGCCAGTAGTGATAAGCGGCTGCTGAAGGACGATAGCGAGAATGATGCCTACAAGGAGCAGATACCTGGTGAGGTTGATGATAGGCATCGGGATTCCGTTAGGGGTGCTGCTGGCTGTCATGGTCGTAGAGCGTTTGAGTTTGATGGATGCGTTCTGTCGATACTCTTGCTGCGCGCTTAACGATTGTTAAGTAAACAATTGTTAATATTTACTATTTTTCGACGATATCAAAAAACTTTTTTTCGTCTGTCTGATTTTCTGATTGTCGAATCTAATGTCAGCAAAGGGGATCGGGGTACTGATTTGAGATAAATTTAACAATCGTTAATTTTATTCCAAATTTTTTATGCTGACTTTTTGAAAAAAATTGCTGACGATTGTTTCACTGGGCTTGGTTCTTTTCCAGAAACGCTCAAGTTGTCGTTGGGCTTTTTTTCTGTCTTGGGACTGCCTATACTTGAAAAGTGTTGCTTTTATCGAGCTTTACGCAATCGTCTCAATGCTGCGATCATCATCCGAATCCCATTGTTTTTCAATCCCTTACACGATCAGAGTTAGTCGTCGGGCGAAGGCTGCGCGCCTGAGGCTGTCGCCGTATGAGGGGCTTATTGTTGTCGTTCCTACCGGTTTTGACAGGAAGCAGGTGCCGGCACTGATCGAAAGCAATAAAAAATGGATCGAGAAGGTGCAGCGAACCTTCGATGCACATCGTTTGGACGATACCGCTATGACCGGCCGCGTGCTGCCAGAGAGAATTGCGCTTGCCGGTATCGGTCAGTCGTGGAATATTGCCTATCGCCATGAGCCGCTTCAGAAACCGGGCATTCAGGTTTACGAAAAAGCTGGATTCGAAGTGGAGCTGGTTGGTGCGGTGGAAAATTCCCAACTGTGTCGTGAGGCTATCGAGGCCTGGCTCAAGCGCCAGGCAAAGCAGCATCTGGGGGCGCAGCTCATGAGCCTTGTTTCGGAGCACGGTTTTAGCGTTTCAGGCGTTTCGTTCCGGAAGCAGCGGAGCCGGTGGGGGAGCTGCTCGTCGAAAGGCCGGATCAGTCTCAATCTGAAGTTGCTTTTCCTGCCGCCTGAGCTGGTGCGTTACATCATGCTGCATGAGCTGTGCCATACGCTGCACATGAACCATTCGAAGCAGTTCTGGAGTACGGTGGCGCGGTTTGATCCGAACTGCGCGGAGCATGATCGCCGGATGAAGCACGCCTGGCGTTATGTGCCCGCGTGGTTCGCGATGAAGTAGCGTTGAGGTGTTTCAGGGTTTGCGATCTTCGAATCGCTGGTTCGGCATCGATTTGATGCCCGACATGACGAGCGAAGCAACAAATAGCAGCAGCCCAATGAGTAGCGAAAAGAGTGCCGTGGTGAGCCCTGGAGTGAGGCCGAACATGATTATGGTGATACCGCAGAGCGTTGTCCAGAGCAGGGCGATGGTGACGGCTTTGGCTTTGCTGATCGATCGCAGAAACGCGGGCGTGGCAGCTGTGGCTGCGCTTGATGCCGTCAGGAGCCAGTAGATCGGTTCATGCAGGAGGTGCCAGGTCTCGGAGCCCATTGCCATACGTTTTTTCTGTGATATTCCGGAAATGGAAGCCGGAGTACTACATTGTTACGAAGAGGAAAACTCTGATCATTTTCAGCCATGAATATAGGAATTCCACGAGAGATCAAGACCCTTGAGTCGAGGGTCGCCTGCACGCCTGCGGGTGTTCGTTCGCTTGTCGGCGCTGGCCACCGGGTGCTGGTCGAGTGCGGTGCTGGCGAGGCGAGCGGCTTCAGCGACGACAAGTACCGGCTTGCCGGTGCGGTGCTTGTCCAGCAGCCGGAAGAGGCCTGGAGCGCCGATCTGATCGTCAAGGTCAAGGAACCGCTGGAGGAAGAGTTCCGGTTTTTCAGGAAAGAGCAGATTCTGTTCACTTTCCTGCATCTGGCTGGCGTTCCCGGATTGGCCAAAGCGCTTGCTGCTGCGGGCGTGACGGCGATCGGCTACGAAACTGTCGAGGTCGGCGGACGGTTGCCGCTGCTGGCTCCGATGAGCGAGATTGCCGGCAAGATGAGCGTGCTGATGGGCGGCTACTATCTCTCGAAGCATCACGGTGGCATGGGGAAGCTGCTCGGCGGCGTGCCCGGCGTGCTCCCCGGCAGGGTGCTGGTGCTTGGCGGGGGAACTGCCGGGCTGAACGCCGCCCGCGCAGCAGCTGGTCTCGGGGCTGAAGTGACCGTCATGGAGGCCGATCAGGAGCGGATGCGCACGCTTGAATCGGTGTTGCCCTCCCAGGTGCATACGATCTACTCGAACGAGCAGCATCTCGAAGAACTGCTGCCTGAAACCGACCTGCTCATTGGCGCGGTGCTGCTTGCCGGAGCCAGTGCTCCGAAGCTCGTTACCCGGCAGATGGTTCAGGCGATGAAGCCTGGCGCTGTGCTGGTCGATATTGCCATTGATCAGGGAGGATGCATCGAGACATCGCGCCCGACCACCCATCACGATCCGGTGTTTGTGGAAGAGGGCGCAGTGCACTACTGCGTCACCAACATGCCAGCGGCCTATCCCGCAACCTCGACCGAAGCGCTGACCGGCGTGACGCTGCCTTACGTCAGGAGGCTCGCCGACCTGGGACTTGAAAGCGCGATGGTGGTGATGCCTGGGCTTGCCGGTGGGCTGAATGTGTGGGATGGCAAAATTGTGCAGCCTGCCGTGGCCGCATCGCTTGGCGTCGAGTGTGGAAAGAATCCTTTTGTGTGAAATAGCGATAAGTGTAGGGGCATCCCGACTTGTCGGGATGCCCACAAGTAACGTCGCTAAATTTTGTAGATCAGTTTCGTTGTTTTCTCAAGGCACCAGCAGGTTGAAGCCTGTGGCCTTGTCCGGTACTCTCCTCGCTTCGGTGCCGAGCAGTTCGACCAGAATGACTTCCATCACATGCCAGGTTTTGACGCCGTTGCGAACGCAGCCCGTGACGGTGTTTTCCTCCCGTCCGCAAGCCATGTGGAGGTGCAGTACCGGATTGTCGGCTTCGTCAGGAAAGATGGTGCCGGTGCCCACAATTTCATGCGTGTCGTACAGGTCGAGCGTCATCGGATTGACCGGAAATGCTCGGCTCTCTTCCGGGCCAACGACCAATTGGCTCCCTTTGTCCGCTCCCCCCACAACGTTCACCCAGGCGCGAAGGATGGCTTTCGCCTTTGCAAATCGCTCGATCTCTTCGTGAAGGATATCGCCATCTTCAAGCCTGATGACGAACACCCGTCCTTGTGTCGCTTCCGAGTATTTCATGGTCTATAAGTTGAAGAAATTTAATTCCTTGGGCTTTTTTCCCGTTGTCGTCAGTCTGCTGAAAAATAGCGATTTGGATGCTTCCGTCAATAGTTTCAGCTCTGCTCTCGATTTGGCGGATTCAGGCGCCAGAGGCTCCAGTTCAGGTAGGTTGCCAGAATGCACCAGCAGAAATACGGAACCAGCAGCGCTCCCGCAAGTGGGTTGGTCAGGAAAAAAAGCAACAGGATGAGGACAAGCGTCACATCCATGAACAGCAGGTCGAGGAGGGCGGCAAGGATTTTCTTCTTGCCGAAAAAGATCGACGTCCACGAAAATCCTGCCAAAAAGTGAACCACCAGCAGCGGAATCGCCACGGTGAGCCAAGGCTTTGTCGGGGTGCGAAAATAGACGATCAGGGCGGCGGCGATCAGCGCGTACAAGGTCAACCAGACCGGCCAGAACACCTTTTTCGGCGGCGTGAATTTCGGTTTGACCAGCCCGTCATACCAGCTCTGCATGTTTCCCTCCCTTTTCCCGCAACAATGCCATGCAGCCGCAAATGGTTCCGAAGCATGTAGTTGCCGTCAGGGGTTGAAGGTGATCTGCAGGTTGTTGTCTTCAGCCTCCGTCATGGTGTAGGTGCCTTTTCTGCGGATGTTCAGACCCTTTTGAGCAGCCTCGGGAATCATGCGTCCCGCAATTTCATCGGCCTCCGCAGTTTCGCACTCGGTGTTGAAGAAGAGGTCGAGTGCATTGGGATCAGTCGCGTCGAACTGCAAGAGGAAGTCGTTGTGATTGATGAAGACCAGGTCTTCATAAGCGTAGGTGACCTCGTGGCCGAGAGTCTCGATCAGCGTCATAACGTCTCCCAGCGGGCGTAACGGGGCTTGTTCCATGGTTATCAGAGGTTCGGTTTTTGTTTGCTCCAGTTGCGTATTCTAACGCAGAAGTTGTTATATTTGTTTAATAAATAAGATATTATTTATTTTTTGCCTAAAAAAATAAGTCAATTATTTACAATAATGTAGGAAAAAGGGGGTTTTATGGCCGGTAGTGCATTTGAAACATGGGAAAAGGTGCTCGAATATGCGTCGGTGCCTCTGCACGGAACCATGTCGAGGAAAATCAGGAAAGGGGTGAAGTTGCAGATTAACGAAGGTACGGTCTATGAAAATGCCGTGCTGTTCATCAGCGATCTTTTCCTTCGCGTGACCGAGGATTCAGCGAAAACGTCGGTCAACACCTACTACAATATCGATTCGATTGCGAGCATCAGAACCTACAGCACCAAGGAAGCCTGAGGTTTTAATCCTTACAGGACTTATAGGTCGTCCAAGACTATAAGTCCTGTAAGAAATGATCTTTCCAGCCTTATTTTTTCTTTTCCCGTTCCACGCTTGCTACGAACTCTTTTGGGCGTCCTTCGGCGGGTAGGCCGAGGATAGCTCTGGCGTGGTCAAGAGCGTCGTCGATGTTGCCGAAGATGTTCTCCTCGCCAATTTCGTCCGCCAGGCCGTACTGCTGCATCGCGAAGAGCGGTTGCACGTGAACGCCGGAGAGGATGAGTTTCGTGTCCGATTTCCGGCAATCGTTGACCAGCTCTTTGAGCATGTTCAGGCCGGTGGCGTCGATGCTCAGCACCTTGCGCATGCGGATGATGCGGATTGCCGGCGGTTTTCCGATGACGTGCATGGCATCCTTGAATTTCGAGGCCGCGCCGAAAAAGAACGGGCCGCTGATTTCGAACACATCGACGCCGTCCGGAATGGTTCTGGTGATGATGGTGTTCGGGTCAGCCTCCTCCTCGACATCCTTCAGTTCGCCGGTGATGACGCCGACGTTGGTGAGGTTTGCCATCCGGTTCATGAACAAAATGACCGAAAGCAGCATGCCGATTTCGATGGCTATGGTCAGGTCGAAAATCACCGTCAGGAAAAAGGTGGTCAGCAGCACGGCCACGTCACTTTTCGGACTTTTGAGCAGTTGACGGAAAATGTGCTGCTCGCTCATGTTCCACGCCACCACAATCAGGATTGCGGCCAAGGTTGGCATCGGAATCAGCTTGGCCCAGGAGCCGAACACCAGCATGATCGCCAGTAGCGTGATGGCGTGCACGATGCCTGCAATCGGTGTGCGGCCGCCGTTTTTGATGTTGGTTGCCGTCCGGGCGATGGCTCCGGTGACGGGAATGCCTCCGAAGAGCGGTGAGACGATGTTGGCCACGCCTTGGGCAACGAGCTCCATGTTCGATTTGTGCCTTCCACCAATCATCCCATCGGCTACAACGGCCGAAAGCAGCGCTTCGATCGCGCCCAGCATGGCGATGGTTGTGGCGGGCATGATGAGATGCCGGATCGTGCCGAGGTCAAGCGACGGTACGGACGGGGCAGGAATCGAGGCTGAAATATCGCCGAAGCGCGTTTCGATGGTATCGACATCGAGATGCAGCATTCTGACAGCCACGGTGGTGACGATGAGCGCAATCAGTGGGCCGGGGATTTTTGTCGAAACCTTCGGCCAGAAGATGATGATGAAGAGCGCCGTCAGGCCGATTGCCAGTGTTTCGGGGCTGACGGTCGGCAGTGCGGTAAAGTAGGCGGCCCATTTGTCGATGAAGTGCGCCGGAACCGAAGCCATCTGCAGGCCGAGAAAATCCTTCACCTCGCTGGAGAAGATGATGACCGCAATGCCGCTGGTGAAGCCGACCACCACCGGGTATGGGATGAACTTGATGAGCGAGCCGAGCTGCGACAGCCCCATGATGATGAGAATCACACCGGCCATGAAGGTTGCGATCATCAGGCCGTTCAGGCCGTACTGCTGCACGATGCCGTACAGGATGACGATGAAAGCGCCGGTCGGCCCACCGATCTGCACGCGGCTGCCGCCCAGGAACGAGATGAGGAATCCGCCGATAACGGCGCTGATGAGCCCTTTTTCAGGCGAGACGCCCGAGGCGATGGCGAACGCGATGGCAAGCGGCAGGGCCACGATGCCGACAAGAATTCCGGAAACGATGTCCCGGCCGAGCTGCTCTTTGGTCAGCTCTGGAAGAACAGTGATAAGCTTGGGTTTGAACATTGCAGAGATTGACATGCGGGAACCGCAAAAAAGTTATTGCGCGTCTCGATTGCTGCGTTGGATGGTGCTCGAAATCCTCACGTACTTCTCAGTCCGCTTCAGCTTCTTCGCTCCATCCGCCTTGCTCTCAAGTCACTTATGGCTCTTGTTAGTGGCTCCCATGTGAAGGAACGGCAGCTCTCTGCCCAGGCTTTTGTAAGGCGGTTCTGTTGCGCCGGTTATAACGCCGTAAGCCCGGAAGTCCGAGACGCTCCGGGATGAAAGGGTAATCGTTATGTCGATGCAACAGAGCCTGCAAAGCCCAGCAGGAACTGTCAACAGTGCTTCAATGTATCATTTTGCCGGAAAAATCAACGCCCTTAACCACAAACTCGTCAAGGTATTTGTTCATTTGCCTTTCCGTTGCTAAAATGAAGCCAAGTATCATCCCGTCGTGGTTTGTCAAAGGATCATCAGCTACACCGCCTCTGGCTTCAGCCACTTGTTTCCGGGCATCAGTTGAGACTGTTCGGAGGGTATTGCCGTAGAGTTATTTCGTCCTTCTCCAGGTTTTTGACCAAGGTGCTGCATGCATCACTATGATTTTCTCGGGCAACTGGTACTGATCGGTACCCTTGCCATAGCCACCATTCTGCTGTTCCAGAGGATCCGCATTCCTCCGGTGATCGGTCTGATTTTCACGGGCATCATGCTCGGCCCTACGGGGTTCGGTGTGGTCAGCGACAGCGGATTGATTTCGATCCTCGCCGAGCTGGGTGTGGTGCTGCTGCTTTTTACCATCGGGCTGGAGTTTTCGCTCGACGACATGAAGAAGCTCCAGAAGATTGTTTTTGCGGGAGGTCTGGCACAGGTGATGCTGACCGGGATGATTATAGCCGCGCTGGCTTTCTGGCTGCTGGAGGCGATTGGAAAAAAGATCAGCATCCAAGAGGCGATTGTGCTCGGTTTTTCCTTTTCGGTAAGCAGTACCGCCTTGTGCCTGAAGATTCTCTCCGACCGCGATGAACTCAGCTTCGAGCACGGCAAGATTGCGCTCGGCATCCTGATTTTTCAGGACATGGCCATTGTGCCACTCATGATCGGCTTGACGTTTCTGACGCCCGGTAAGGTCATTTCGCCCGAAGCGACCTTTCAGGAGGTGGCGCTGCTGCTGCTGTTCGCCATCGGTATGTTCGGCGGATTCCGGCTTCTGATGCCGAGGATCGTGCGGATGATTACCGAGCTTCATGCCGGGGAGGTGCTGGTGCTCGGTGCGCTGGTGCTTTGCTTCGGTGCTGCGTGGCTTGCTTCGCTCATCGGCCTGTCGCTGGCACTCGGCGCGTTCATGGCCGGCATGGTGATTGCCAGCACCGACGGAAGCCACCGCATCAGCAGAACCATCGATCCCTTCCGCGAAGCACTGACCAGCATCTTTTTTGTGTCGGTCGGGCTCCTGCTCGATGTGAACATGATCGAGCTTCCGTGGCTGATCGGTGTGGCTCTCGTTGTGCTACTCGTCAAAGGCATCGTCATGACGGGCATTTCGATGGCTCTCGGCTTTTCAACGAGGGTGAGCCTGATGTCGGGCATGGTGCTGGCCCAGATTGGTGAGTTCTCGTTCGTGCTGGCCGGATCGGCAAAGAATACGGGGCTGCTCGACCAGCACATGTTTCAGTTGATGCTGACCATCATCGTCGTCACCATGATCGTTACGCCTGCGCTGATCTCGGCGGCTCCGGCATTTGCCGCGCAGATGGCTCCTGTGTTCAGGTTCATGCCGCTGATGCCCGAGCCGAAACCGAAACAGCCGACGCGCACCACGACAAGCTCAATCGCCTGCAAGGGTGAAATTCATGCGGTCATTATCGGCTACGGTCTGATCGGCCGGAATGTGGCCGCCGTGATGAACGCCACCAACCTGCTCTACACGGTGCTCGACACCAACCGCAAGGTGGTCAGCACCATGCGCCGCAAAGGTGAACCGCTTTTTTTCGGCGACTGCACAGAGCGCAAATCGTTGCTTCGTGTCGGTACCGACCACTGTCGCTCCGTGGTGATCTGCATTCCCGAGATCGAGGCGGCTATTCAGTGCATCCGTCAGGTGCGCATCATCAACAGTGAAGCCTTCATCATCGTCCGTGCACGCTCGTTCCAGTCCGCTTCGCAGTTCTACAGAGCCGGAGCCGATGCGGTCGTGACCGAGATTTTCGAAACCTCGATTCAGATGTTTTCCGAGTTGCTCAGGCATTTCAAAGTCGATCCCGAAACCATCTTCGAGCAGCAGGAGATCATCCGGCGTGAGGGCGGCAAGCTGTTTCTGGAGCCGACAGCTGAATCCTCCGCTTCCTCCAGCAAAAACGGCAAACCCGCTGGACGCAAGTCACCTGTGCCGCCAAAGCCCGCCAGCGATCAGCCACGGTCGTAAGCGGTTTTTGCTTCCGGTTCTGACGTTTGCTCTCGCTTGACTGCTGATGAAAAAAGCGTGAAAAAAGCCTTTTTTCTCTACATTGAGGGTGTAGCGTGCTTGCAAAGTTCTTGTGAACTTCACTTTTCGGGACTATGAGCAGTTATTCTGAACCCTCTTCAGAAAAATTCAGGGCATACCGGCAGAAGCTTTTCAATCAGCTCGAAAGCTCAACAAAAGGCGAGCGAAACCGGGCGGAGTACGAGCTCGATCTGATGGAGAAAAGCCATTTTGTCGAAGTCGGTGGACTGTTGCACCACTATCACGATTCAGGTTCGGAACAGCCGCGCGGCACGGTGCTGCTCATTCATGGATGGGATTGCTGGTGGATGTGGTGGCATCACATTATCCGCGCGCTTAATGCTGAGGGGTACCGGACGATTGCGTACGATATGAAGGGGCACGGCTGGTCGGAAAACGATCCGGAAAACCGTTACCAGATCGACGACTTCGCCAGAGATCTGGACGGATTGGTCAGAGCTATCGGTCTGGAAGCCTTCCATGTCGCCGCGTTTTCATTCGGGCC
This portion of the Chlorobaculum parvum NCIB 8327 genome encodes:
- the ald gene encoding alanine dehydrogenase, with translation MNIGIPREIKTLESRVACTPAGVRSLVGAGHRVLVECGAGEASGFSDDKYRLAGAVLVQQPEEAWSADLIVKVKEPLEEEFRFFRKEQILFTFLHLAGVPGLAKALAAAGVTAIGYETVEVGGRLPLLAPMSEIAGKMSVLMGGYYLSKHHGGMGKLLGGVPGVLPGRVLVLGGGTAGLNAARAAAGLGAEVTVMEADQERMRTLESVLPSQVHTIYSNEQHLEELLPETDLLIGAVLLAGASAPKLVTRQMVQAMKPGAVLVDIAIDQGGCIETSRPTTHHDPVFVEEGAVHYCVTNMPAAYPATSTEALTGVTLPYVRRLADLGLESAMVVMPGLAGGLNVWDGKIVQPAVAASLGVECGKNPFV
- the thiS gene encoding sulfur carrier protein ThiS codes for the protein MIRITLNGEKREFPSGSSVADLLKLECAALQKVAVVVNENIVRADERASVMLQDNDQVEILVFAGGG
- the cysK gene encoding cysteine synthase A; the encoded protein is MAIIPNITSTIGGTPLVRLNRLAEGLEADVLLKLEFFNPLGSVKDRIGRAMIEAAEAEGKIDARTLIVEPTSGNTGIALAFVCAQRGYKLLLTMPETMSVERRKLLRYLGAELVLTPGAQGMKGAIEEAARIVETEKNSFNPGQFRNPANPRIHQATTGPELWNATEGRIDMLVAGVGTGGTITGTSRFIKPLKPGFRSIAVEPTGSPVLSGGAAGPHKIQGIGAGFVPEVLDQSLIDEVVTVTDDDAISTARSLAASEGILCGISSGAAVHAAIEVGRRPESRGKTIVAIIPSTGERYLSTVLFEGIEA
- a CDS encoding M48 family metallopeptidase; translated protein: MLRSSSESHCFSIPYTIRVSRRAKAARLRLSPYEGLIVVVPTGFDRKQVPALIESNKKWIEKVQRTFDAHRLDDTAMTGRVLPERIALAGIGQSWNIAYRHEPLQKPGIQVYEKAGFEVELVGAVENSQLCREAIEAWLKRQAKQHLGAQLMSLVSEHGFSVSGVSFRKQRSRWGSCSSKGRISLNLKLLFLPPELVRYIMLHELCHTLHMNHSKQFWSTVARFDPNCAEHDRRMKHAWRYVPAWFAMK
- a CDS encoding trans-sulfuration enzyme family protein, with the protein product MHFETIAIHDGQSPDPKTGSVSVPIFQTSTFGRPSLEERNDYFYSRIGNPTRTALESTLALLENGKHGVAFASGVAAMMAAVQVLKPGDHVVSGMDVYGGSYRIFEQLLRPWGVETTYAANEAVESFAECIRPETRLIWIESPSNPLLQLTNIRALSNLARERGIILAVDNTFASPYFQRPLDLGAHIVVHSTTKYLGGHSDVIGGAVVTSDDELHETIRNYQGAAGAVPGPWDCWLVLRGLKTLKIRMEEHQKSALHLARALEAHPAVSRVIYPGLPSHPQHELAKSQMSGFGGMVTIALKGGLPATSKLLNSLKLFVIADSLGGVESLVASPARMTFGPLSQEERDRRACTDDLVRLSVGLENAEDLEQDLLQALATI
- a CDS encoding thiazole synthase, translated to MNALRLGSYTFSSRLILGTGKFSSVSAMIEAVRASGSQLVTVALRRFNREQAEDDLFGPLSEIEGLTLMPNTSGAATAKEAVKAAHISRELSGSPFIKVEIHPNPHHLMPDPIETYEACKILAAEEFIVMPYIPADPVLAKRLEEVGCSSVMPLGSAIGSGQGLSTSAMVQLIIRESSIPVIVDAGLRSPSEACAAMEMGCEAVLVNSAIAVARDPAAMAGAFARAVEAGYDARNAGLMQRSGSAVATSPLTSFLGAGS
- a CDS encoding TspO/MBR family protein — encoded protein: MQSWYDGLVKPKFTPPKKVFWPVWLTLYALIAAALIVYFRTPTKPWLTVAIPLLVVHFLAGFSWTSIFFGKKKILAALLDLLFMDVTLVLILLLFFLTNPLAGALLVPYFCWCILATYLNWSLWRLNPPNREQS
- a CDS encoding DUF4395 domain-containing protein, which translates into the protein MTASSTPNGIPMPIINLTRYLLLVGIILAIVLQQPLITTGLFFLMLPAVIWGKKASLIFYVGSHLFKKWNATAHTESPKLTRFNNSIAVILLGMAQIAFFFHADLTGYILSGIVALAAFIAICGFCVGCFLFFQYNMKKHKLFGSKTAPQFNTAS
- a CDS encoding PPC domain-containing DNA-binding protein, which produces MKYSEATQGRVFVIRLEDGDILHEEIERFAKAKAILRAWVNVVGGADKGSQLVVGPEESRAFPVNPMTLDLYDTHEIVGTGTIFPDEADNPVLHLHMACGREENTVTGCVRNGVKTWHVMEVILVELLGTEARRVPDKATGFNLLVP